The DNA window ACGATGGTGGTGGACATCCCCTTGCTAGTGGCGCCAAGGCTAAAGATGAAGCAGAAATTAAACAAGTGATTGATGAATTGGACCAATTAACACAAAGTTATGCAAACCAAAAATGAAAGGGAAATAGCTATGAGTGATAAAAAATTTGCTGATTTTCAGTTACAACCTTATCTGTTAACAGCAATTCAAAAAATTAATTTTCGTCAACCAACACCGGTCCAACAACGAGTAATACCAGTGATTATGGCGGGACGAAGTGTTGTTGGGCAATCAGCGACTGGTAGTGGGAAAACACATGCCTTCCTCTTACCGATTTTTTCAAAGATCAATCCAGAAGATCAAACCGTTCAAGCAGTAATTACAACTCCTAGTCGGGAATTAGCATACCAAATTTATAATGCGGCCAAGCAACTTAATAAATATGCTCCTCATCCTCTTACCATTCACAATTATGTCGGTGGTACAGATAAGCAGCATCAAGTTGACCAATTAAGCCGAAAACAACCTCAATTGGTTATTGGAACTCCAGGAAGAGTATTGGATTTAATCAAGAGTCAGGCATTGGATATTCACACAGCGAAAATGTTTGTGGTGGATGAAGCGGACATGACCCTAGATATGGGATTCTTGCATGAAGTTGACCAAATTGCCAGTCATTTTCCTGATGACCTTCAAATGATGGTTTTCTCAGCAACGATTCCGCAGAAACTGCGCCCATTCTTAAAAAAATATATGGAAAATCCAGTAGTTGAAGAGATTCCTACTGAAGCAGTAATTAATCCAGACGTGGATAATTGGTTAATGTCTACTAAGGGGCAGGATCGTAACCAGCTAATTTATCGTTTGCTGACTCTTGGTGAACCATATCTTGCGTTGGTATTTGCTAATACAAAAGAGCGAGCAGTTGAATTAACCCAGTACTTAGAAAATCAAGGGCTCAAAGTAGCAATGATTCATGGGGGACTAGAAGCTCGTCGTCGTAAACGGACAATGCGGCAAATCCGTGATCTTGAATATCAATATGTTGTAGCAACTGATCTAGCAGCTCGTGGAATTGATATTGATGGAGTATCACTAGTAATCAATGACGACTTACCAACTGATCTTGAATATTTTGTTCATCGAGTTGGCCGTACCGGGCGAAATGGGATGAAGGGAACAGCCATTACCCTATATGAGCCAGCAGAAGACGATTTAATTGCTAAGCTTGAGGAGCGGGGAGTTAAATTTGTACCAAAAGAATTAAAGAATGGTCAACTAGTAACTACCCATGACCGTAATCGCCGGAAGCATTATAAGCGGCGGCAAAATGAACTCGATCCATCAATGAAGGGTTACGTAAAAAAGACTAAGAAGAAGGTTAAACCTGGTTATAAGAAACGGATTAAAAAGGCGATTAAAGAAGATGAACAACAAAAACGGAAACTTGAATTACGGCATAAGATTCGGAAAGCTAAACGCGCCCGCCAAAAGCAACATCGCCGTGAACGAAATGCCCGTTGATTTTAAAGTAATTGTTCGCTATAATATGACACGTCTGGGACATGCTATAGCTAACGGAAATTTCAGAGACAGTTGGTAAGGTGTGACAACTGATTTCCTAGTTTTAGTGCTCCCCATTCGGATAATTTGATATTTAACCTTGGGTAACCAAGAAGTAAAGAGGTAAACGAATTCCATCGTTGCAAGCAGAGTGGTACCGCGTCAATCCGGCGTCTCTGATTCGCAATGGTGGTTTTTTGTTTTTTTAGAAAGGGCGATTTGATGAAAGAGTTGAAGAAGCTAAATAGTGCTCAAGTACGGCGGATGTACTTGAAGTTTTTTGAAGAGCATGGCCACCAAGTTATGCCGAGTGCATCATTAGTTCCAGTAAATGATCCAACATTACTATGGATTAACTCTGGGGTTGCCACAATGAAGAAATACTTTGACGGAAAAGTTGTTCCTGACAATCCACGGATGACAAGCTCACAAAAAAGTATTCGAACGAACGATATTGAAAACGTTGGTAAGACTGCCCGGCACCATACCATGTTTGAAATGTTGGGTAATTTCTCTGTTGGTGATTACTTTAAAAATGAAGTAATTCCATGGGCTTGGGAATTACTAACAAGTGATGAATGGTTTGGGTTTGATCCTGAACGGCTATACATTACTTATTACCCTAAAGATCATGACGCTTATAATCGCTGGCGTGAAGTAGGCGTTGCTGAAAACCACTTGATTGCTGATGAAGATAACTTCTGGGATATTGGTCAAGGTCCATCTGGTCCAGATACGGAAATTTTTTATGACCGTGGTCAAGAATTTAATAATTTGGCCGATGATGATCCAGAAAATTACCCTGGTGGTGAAAATGAACGTTACCTTGAAATTTGGAACATTGTCTTTAGTCAATTTAACCATACGCCGGAAGATACTTACGAACCACTTCCTCATAAAAACATTGATACGGGGATGGGTCTTGAACGGGTTGTTTCAATCTTTGAAAATGCCCCTACCAATTTTGAAACCGACCTATTTATGCCATTAATCAAGCAAGCTGAAGAGTTTAGTGGTACTAAGAAGTATGGTCAAAATAAAGAAGACGATATTCAATTTAAGATTATCGCTGATCATATTCGGACAATTACCTTTGCGATCGGGGATGGCGCTTTGCCTTCAAATGTTGGTCGTGGATACGTTATTCGGCGGTTGCTTCGGCGAGCAGTTGTTGCTGGAAAGAAGCTAGGAATCGATGAACCATTCTTAGCAAAGATGGTTCCAACAGTCGGCAAGATCATGGAAGACTACTATCCTGATGTTCTTAAAAATGCTGACTATATTGCTTCAGTTATTGAATCAGAGGAAGATCGCTTTAGTGCAACCTTAAATGGCGGATTAAACTTGTTGAATAACGTGATTGCTGAAGCTAAAGAAAATAAGACCAACGAAATTGATGGACGAACAGCCTTTAAACTTTATGATACTTATGGCTTCCCAATTGAATTAACCAAGGAATATGCTGAAGATGAAGGATTAACAGTTGATGAAAAGGGCTTCCAAGCAGCAATGACAGAGCAGCAAAATCGTGCTCGTAATGCCCGTGATATGGATAACGGGATGGGTGTTCAAACTGATTTGTGGACTTCATTCAAAGAAGATAGCAAATATGTTGGTTACACTGATTTGGCCGTTGATAATGCAAAAGTTATTGGTTTAGCACATGATGGTCAACAAGCGGATGAAGCACAACCAGGTGATAAGAACATTGAATTAATTTTTGATGTAACGCCATTCTATGCTGAAATGGGAGGCCAAGTCGCTGATACTGGTGACATTATTGACAACTATGGTAAAAAAGTTGGTCGGGTGGTTGATGTTCAACATGCACCAAACCAGCAAAACCTTCACCGGGTAGAATTAACTGCCCCTATTAAAAAGGGTGCTCGTTACAAACTGGTTGTTGACCGTATTCGTCACCTTAAGATTGAAAAGAACCATACAGCAACCCACTTGTTAGACCAAGCATTACGAAACGTTCTTGGTGGTCATACTCAACAAGCCGGATCATTAGTTGAAGAACATTACTTACGTTTTGACTTTAACCACTTTGGCCAGGTAACTGCTGAGGACCTTAAGAAGGTTGAAAACATGGTTAATGAGCAAATCTGGAAGGAAATCCCAGTCAAAACAGTTGAAACTGATATTGATTCTGCTAAGGAAATGGGTGCCATCGCCTTATTCTCAGATAAGTATGGTGATAAGGTTCGGGTTGTAAAGATTGGTGACTTTAACACTGAATTCTGTGGTGGTGACCACGTTAAAAACACGAATGAGCTCGGTCTCTTCAAGATTGTTTCTGAAGGAGGAGTTGGTGCTGGAGTACGGCGGATCGAAGCAGTAACTTCCAGTGATGCCTTTAAGTTCCTTCAAGATCGTGATGACCTCTTAACAAAGAGTGCTGCTAGTTTGAAAGTTGCTCAGATTAAGGAAGTTCCTCACCAAGTAGAAACGCTGCAAAATGAACTTAAAGAAGCTCAGAAGCAAAATGAGTCTCTTCAAGCTAAGATTGCTGCTCAACAAGCCAATAATGTTTTTGAAAATGTTCAAACAACTAAGAATGGAAGTTTAATTGCTGCCGAAGTTCAAGTTGCTGGAATGGGTCAATTACGGCAACTTGCTGATACTTGGCGCTCAAAGGCTCTTTCTGATGTTCTAGTTCTTGCGACAGCCAGTGATGGTAAAGCAAACTTATTAGTGGCTGTTAGCGATGATAAAACTAAGGAAGGCTTAAAAGCCGGTGACCTTATTAAGGCGATTGCACCAGCCATTAATGGTGGCGGTGGCGGTCGGCCAAACCTCGCCCAAGCTGGTGGAAAGAATCCAGCTGGAATTAAGGAAGCCTTAAGTCAAGCTAAAGATTACCTCGATAAGTAAATCAAAAGGGAGCAAGACAGAAGTCACTTGTGACTTCGTTTTTTGACGCGAAGCTAGCCTCTGGGAGCCCCCGCAAGCAACAATAGGCCTCCAACGTTTTTTTACCGGGCGTTGGAGGCCATTGGTGTACTGCGCCATTTGTCTTTTATGAAAGTAACTTGACTTATGTCACAGTCCAAGAGATTGAAAGAAACCAATTTTTGAGTTCTTTCAATCTTTCTTTTTGTAAGAACTTCTTAAGGTAATAAAAAATACTATCAAGAAGCTCTATTATCAGCTATAATATAAAACTTGTAGTTTAAGATAAAACTAATATTACTGTTTACTTACAATTGACAAATGTAAATTGTGATTTTAATAAAAATATAGTAAAATTGATGGTTGAAAAGAATATCTGGAGGTGACGATTGATGGCTACAAATGATAAAACGATGTTCTTTGATTTCGGTCAAGAACGTCAAGAAGATATCAAGCAAACATTAAAGACGGTTTATGAATCATTAGAAGAAAAGGGATACAACCCGACTAATCAAATTGTCGGTTATCTTTTATCTGGTGATCCGGCTTATATTCCGCGTTTGAATGATGCACGTAACTTGATTCGTCAACATGAACGTGACGAAATTATTGAAGAGCTTATTCGGTCATACCTAAAGAATAACGGTGAAACTAAATGAGATTAATGGGATTAGACGTTGGCTCTAAAACGGTTGGCATTTCCGTAAGCGATCCTCTCGGTTGGACGGCCCAAGCAGTTGAGATTATTCCAATTGATGAAGAAAACGAAATTTTTGGGATTGATCGTGTTGCCGAGCTAGTGAAAAAAGAACAGGTAGCTGGGTTTGTAATTGGCCTTCCTAAAAATATGAATAATACAGAAGGTCCTCGTGTTGAAGCATCTCAGCACTATGGTAAGCTATTACAACAACGTTTTCCAGATATTCCTATTGACTTTCAAGATGAACGTTTAACGACGGTTGAGGCACACCGAATGCTAGTTGAAGAAGCGGACATTTCACGTGCTAAGCAGAAAAAAGTTATCGATGAAGTTGCAGCAACGTTCATTTTACAAAGCTATTTGGATCGCCATGGCCGCCTTGTGAATAAGCTAAAATGAGGTATTAAAATGAGTAAACAAGAAAATAACGAAGACATGATTACATTAATTGATGAGAATGGTAATGAACAATTATTTAAGGAATTGTTTACGTTTGATTCTGATGATTATGGCAAATCATATATCTTTATCTATCCAGCGGAACAAGAAAATGACGATTCCGTTGATATTCAAGCTTACATTATAGCTGATAATGAAGATAACGATGGACAGGACCTTGTTCCAATTGAAGATGATAAGGAATGGGACATGGTTGAAGAAGTATTAAATACTTTCCTTGATAATGATGGTAATTTCAAGGCTTAATTAAAATTCCAGGATAAATAAAATATTAACAAAAGGGAGCTGTAGACACATTTGTCACAGTCCTTTTTCTTTACAAGCAGAAAGGATCATTAGGATGATTTTAACAACCTTTATTATTTTGATTTTAATGGGGTGCTTTATAAATGGTCATCGCCGCGGATTATTGACAATGACGTTAATGCTGGGGACATATATAGTAGCTTGGATCGTTGCTCGCCAGGGAGCCCAATTGATTGGTGGCTGGTTAAAATCATTATTACCAAGTATTGGAACTCCAGCAACATTTTCCGAGAGCTTGCTTGCAAATGTAAATAGTAATCTTTTCTTTTATAATGGGATTGCATTTATGATAATTTTTACAATTGTTTCAATTCTTTGTCACTGGGGCATTCGTCAGTTAAACTGGATAAAGAGGATTCCAGTGGTGGGGACAGTTGATAAAATTGCGGGTGGCTTAATCTCATTTTTGATTGGCTATTTGATTATTTACGTTGTTTTACTAATTATGCAATTATTTCCAGCAGGTTGGTGGCAAATGCAAATAGCAAACTCAGAACTAGCGCGTTTTATGATTAATCAAACACCAGGAATAGCGCATTTAGTAATTGATACGCTAGTACAGGGAGGATAAAATGAACAACAAAATTTTAGAAACATTAGAATTTGATCGAATAAAAGGACAACTGGCACAATACCTTGTTTCTGCCGCTGGTCGTTGCGAACTAACGCAGCTTGTTCCACAGACTGATTATGAAGCAGTTAAAGAGCTTTTGACAGAAACTACTGATGGAACCGATATTTTAAGGTTAGAAGATGGGATTCCTATTCCGCAACTAGCTGATATCAAACCGCAATTGAAACGTTTGAAAATTAAGGCAAATCTGAACGGCACGGAATTAGCTCAAATTACTAAAGTGCTGCAAACTAGTATGAGTGTAAAAAACTTTTTTGACCAGATGCGGGAGAAAAAAATTAAATTACGGGTTTTAACTACCCAAGTTGACCGCCTAGTTACAATTCCTTCAATTACCCAGCGGCTAGTTCGTTCGATCGATCCTGATGGACGGATAAATGATGAAGCATCGGCTAAACTCCATGGTATTCGGCAATTAATTACCCAAACGGAAACAGAAATTCACCAACAAATGGAAAGGTATACTCGCGGGAAAAATGCGAAATACTTAAGCGACCCGATTGTCACAATGCGGAATGACCGCTATGTAATTCCAGTAATCGCTCGTTACCGAAATAAATTTGGCGGGGTTGTTCATGACCAAAGTGCTAGTGGACAAACATTATATATTGAACCTGCAGCCGTTGTGGAGACCAATAATCGGTTACGACAAGCGCAAATAGAAGAACGGCAAGAAATGCAACGGGTGTTAATTGAATTATCACAAATGATTGCTCCTTACCGGCATGATATTGGCCAGAATGAAGCAATTCTTGGACACCTTGACTTTATTAATGCCAAGGCACGCTGGGCACATGATACTAAGGCAACGCTGCCACTCTTAAGCAAAGAAAATCATGTTTCACTACGGAAAGCGCGTCATCCCTTGATTGATCCCCGGCGAGTAGTGACAAATGATATTAAGATTGGGGAAGATTACCAAGCGATTATTATTACCGGGCCCAACACTGGTGGTAAAACCATTACGCTTAAAACTTTGGGAATTATCCAGTTAATGGGACAATCCGGTTTGTTTATTCCCGCAGAAGAAGGCAGTACAATTGGGATCTTTGATAATGTATTTGCGGATATCGGTGATGAACAATCATTGGAACAAAATCTGAGTACTTTCTCTGGGCATATGGATGGAGTAAAAGCAATTCTTGAACAAATTACAAGTCGTAGCTTAGTCCTTCTAGATGAGCTTGGTGCTGGAACTGATCCTAAAGAAGGGGCTGCTTTAGCAATGGCAATTCTTGATAATATTGGCAGTAAAGGAACCATGGTTGTAATTACAACCCACTATCCTGAACTCAAAGTTTATGGCTATGATCGTGCTAAGACGATTAATGCTAGTATGGAATTTGACCAAGAAACTCTTAAGCCGACGTATAAATTACTGCTAGGAATTCCTGGGCGGTCGAATGGATTAGAGATTGCTCAGCGATTAGGAATTAATCCCCAGGTTATTGATGAAGCACGGACATTTGTTAGTGATGATAGTCAAGACCTTAACAATATGATTGGTGATTTAGTAGAGCAGCGGAAAAAAGCACGTGAAGAAAGTGAAAGGCTGGCAAAACTAGTAGCCAAAAACGAAAAAGTTCAGCGTGACCTTGATGAGAAACTTACCCGCTTTAATGAACAGCGTGATAAGTTATATGAGCAAGCACGTTCAAAGGCCAATCATCAAGTTTCGATGGCGAAGAAAAAGGCTGATCGAATTATTCATCATTTGCGCCAGTTAGAAGTTCAACAGGGCGGAAATGTAAAAGAAAATGAATTAATTGATGCACAAGGTCAATTAAACGCTCTTCATCGTGATAATCCCCGGTTGCAACACAACTCAGTATTACAACGGGCTAAGCAAAAGCATGATTTGCATAAAGGTGATGCAGTCTTGGTAAAATCTTATGGTCAATATGGAGAACTTTTATCTAAGCGGGGAAACCACAAGTGGGAAGTTCAGATTGGGATTCTTAAAATGGAAATTGATGAGAATAATCTTGAAAAAGTAGCTAAGAAAGATCTCCCACGAGAAAAAGATGCAAAGCGGCGACCACGAGCTGCTGTGAGAACGACACAAACAAGAAAGACCTCGGCCCGTCTTGATTTGCGCGGTCATCGCTATGAACAAGCAATGAGTGAGCTAAGTAACTTTATTGATCATGCGTTGTTGAATAATCTTTCAACAGTAACAATTATTCACGGAAAAGGAACCGGTGCTCTTCGTAAGGGAACGCAACAATATCTGCAAAGCAATCCACGGGTTAAATCATTCTCCTATGCTTCCCCTAATGCTGGTGGGGATGGAGCAACAATTGTTAATCTATAATTACTTACTATAAAAAAGTAAGCAACTTAAATGACATTTAAGAAGTGATTTGTTAGAATAACGTTAAGAAAAACAAAGGAGGAATTGAAGATGGCTGTAAACGTAACTACAGATCAAACCTTTGAACAAGATACTGCAACTGGTGTCGATTTAATTGATTTTTGGGCAACTTGGTGTGGTCCCTGTCGGATGCAATCACCAGTAGTTGATGCACTATCTGATAAGATGCCCGATATTAAATTTTTTAAGATGGATGTTGACCAAAATCCAGAAATTGCACAAAAATTCCGGATTATGAGTATCCCTACATTAATGGTTAAGAAAGATGGCAAGGTAGTAGACCAAATCATTGGTTATCATAGTGAAGATCAATTAAAGCAAATTTTACAACAATATGTTGATTAGAAAAAAGCTGGAGAAAACTTTTTGTTTTCTTCCAGCTTTTTCGTATTTTAAACTTATTTTTTATCTTTTTTTCGTCGCTTTAGTAGTGAATGACGAGTTTCTTTTTTGGGGGCGTCTTCTTTTTCGTCAGGGCGATCAACAGTGATGAATGTTACCATCTCAGATCGTTCATTATCAGCTGAACTTTGTGGATCATTTTGAATCAAAATATCAACATAATCACGGTGACGGTCAAAGATCTTTGCCTCTGCAACCGTTCCAAGTTGAAACTCTACTTCTTGAGCAAGAAAACCACACTCTAAACCAAAGGAGGTTTCCTCTTCGTCTCTTTGAATCCGTTCCTTTACAATTACCCCTGATAACCGCCACACTTGAGAAGTGTTGCTTTTTTTACGTAAAGCTAAACGGCCAAAGCCAAGTTGATTAGTGAGATATACTAGATCCTCGGCTGTAGCAACAGGATATACTCGAGCGAGATCTTTACCAATCCAATATAGCATCTCATCGGTTTCTTTGCCTAGGATGGCTGGTAAAATCACGTCGCGCATTGTTCCAGCCCCTAGCCCTTGATGACCGGCTATTAACTGATTATATAATTTCTGACTCATATCCACTCGCTCCTTTTTAACAATCATTATTATTATACGCCGTTTGTAAAATTAAGTTAGAAAAATAGAAAAGCCATTTGTGGTAGACTTTTAAATACCCCTAAACAAAAGAAAGGAAACCACAAATGACTTACACCCATCTTACCACAAACGAGCTGACAATCATCGCCCATTCTTTCGTGCAAAAGCTTAAAGCGTACCGAGTGGCCCAAATGATCAACCGTTGCGCCGAAACCGTTTATCGCGTTTATCGTTACCTGGAAACCGGTGCCTCAATTGCTGATTATCAAGATCACTATATGCGCAATAAGCAACGTTGTGGCCGAAAACGTACTCAGTTGTCACTGGCTGAACTCACTTATATCAACGACAAAATTGCCCAGGGGTGGACGCCTGATACCATTATTGGGCGCGCTGAGCGCCCAATTAGTTGTAACCGGCGAACTCTTTACCGGATGTTTGAACGTGGCCAGTTCGGCTTCGATGTCCGTTCCTTGCCGATGCGAGGTAAGCGGCACCCGAATGGCTATGTCGAGCGCCGTGGGAAGGCTGGCCAATTGGGGCGAAGTATTCACGAGCGTGCCAAGGACTTTCCACACTATGCCACTGAATTTGGGCACCTTGAAGCTGATACCGTCCAAGGCAAAAAGCACCAAGGGGCGGTAATGACCCTGACCGAACGCCAATCGAAGGTCGAAATTGTACTCAATGTGCACGAAAAGACGGCTGATGCGATTAACCAACACTTAAGTCAGTGGCTTCGGAAATTCCCGCGGCACTTCTTCAAATCGATTACCTTTGACAACGGAAAAGAATTCGCCGGCTGGCGCGAGATTACCAATCAATTTGACCTTCACACTTACTTTGCCGAGGTTGGTGCTCCCAATCAACGAGGGCTGAACGAAAACAACAACGGTCTTTTACGCCGGGATGGCTTAACGAAACAGCTAGATTTCCGCAATCTTCCTGATGAATTGGTAACCCAACTGATGAGTAAGCGAAATAACCTGCCCCGTAAATCACTAGGCTATCGAACTCCATATGAAGTATTCATGTCTTACGTCACTGATGAGCAACTATTTTCTTTCTAACTTAAATTGACATTTCGGGATACTTAAATTTCAAGATCTTAATAGGGTTAAACCTGAAAAACTTGCAAAATCTTATGGAGAAAAGGATAATATAGTTTCAAGGTTTTAAACGTTTTAATGAATTAACGAGGTGAAGAGAATGGATAAACGACCAATCGGGGTTATGGATTCAGGGCTAGGCGGCCTATCTGTAACCCGTGTACTTCGTGAACAAATGCCCCGCGAATCTGTAATTTTTGTGGGTGACCAAGGGCATTTTCCATATGGAACTAAGACAAAAGAACAGATCCAGCAATTAGCATTACGCATTGGAAAATTCTTGTTAAAACAAGATGTAAAAATGATGATAATTGCATGTAATACCGCAACTGCAGCAGCTCTTCAACTTCTTCAAAATGAATTACCAATTCCAGTAATTGGGGTAATTGAACCAGGAGCCATGGCTGCTACCCAACATCATTATAAAAAAATTGGGGTAATTGGCACCGAATCCACTATTAAAAATGGCGCCTATGCTAAAACGTTAGCTAAACTCAATCCTGCTTTAAAAGTTATCAGTTCTTCCGCCCAACCACTGGTCCCAATTGTTGAACATGGGCAAACAGGGACAGCTGAAGCACAAAAAGCTGTTGATGCTGAATTAAAAGTATTTGATAATCAATCGATTGAAGCTTTGATCCTTGGATGCACTCATTTTCCGTTTTTACAAAAAGAAATTCATAATAAATTAGGATCTAATGTTCAGTTAATTGATCCTGCATTCGAGACAATCAGACAGACAAAGGAATTATTAACTAGTGAAAATCAATTGAGTGATGATTTAGCATCAAGTATCGACCTTTATTCAACGGGAGATATTAAAGACTTAGTTGCTGGTGCACAACAATGGTTACCGAATGGCTACAGCAAGTGTGCACATATTCAATTAAACGAGGAAGGTTAAAATGAAAACAATCGTAATTGCAACAAAGAATGCTGGGAAAGCGCGTGAATACCAAGAGATGCTTGCTCCCCTAGGAATTGAAGTAAAAACATTAGCCGATTTTGCACCAATAGCAATTAATGAAAATGGTAAAACATTTGAAGAAAATGCAACAATTAAAGCCACTACAGCTGCTAATGAACTTCAATTACCTGTTATGGCGGATGATTCGGGATTAATGGTTGATGCCCTTGGCGGTGCTCCAGGAGTACGTTCAGCAAGGTATGCTGGTGATCATGACGATGCTGCTAATAATGCTAAACTCTTATCGGCATTAAATGGGGTACTTGATGAAAAAAGGACTGCTCACTTCCATACTACCATCGTTGGAATTAAGCCTGATGGGACAAAATTAGTTGCTAATGGCCGAGTTGATGGTCATATTCTTCATCAACTCACGGGAGAAAACGGTTTTGGCTATGACCCGCTTTTTTATGTCGATGAATTAGGCAAATCAATGGCCCAGTTAACAGCAGGCCAAAAGAATCAAATTAGTCATCGGGGACGAGCATTACGGTCATTTATGAAGCAATTTAATGATTGGTGGAAATAGAAAATGAAGATATTAGTTGTAAGTGATAACCATCGAGAAGAAAAAATTTTGACAGAGATTGTTCAAGAAATGGGGGATCAGGTTGACCTAATGATTCACTGTGGGGATTCAGAATTAGCTCCTGATCAGGAACCAATGAGCAATTTTAAGGCAGTGAAAGGGAACAATGATTATGGTTTGTCGTACCCTAATGAGTTGGTAATTAATGCTGGTCAAGAGCAGCTCTATATCACTCATGGTCATTTACAACGGGCCAATTTTTCTCTTACCCCTCTGATGCTTACCGGCCAAGAAAAGGGAGCCTCTATTGTGTGCTACGGGCATACTCATCAATTAGGAGCCGTTTATGACCATCAAATGCTAATAATTAATCCT is part of the Limosilactobacillus reuteri genome and encodes:
- a CDS encoding metallophosphoesterase family protein, whose product is MKILVVSDNHREEKILTEIVQEMGDQVDLMIHCGDSELAPDQEPMSNFKAVKGNNDYGLSYPNELVINAGQEQLYITHGHLQRANFSLTPLMLTGQEKGASIVCYGHTHQLGAVYDHQMLIINPGSISFPRGEYAKLGGTFAIIDAQSERFIVDYYNRQMEAVPGLHCEFSRQK
- a CDS encoding XTP/dITP diphosphatase, producing the protein MKTIVIATKNAGKAREYQEMLAPLGIEVKTLADFAPIAINENGKTFEENATIKATTAANELQLPVMADDSGLMVDALGGAPGVRSARYAGDHDDAANNAKLLSALNGVLDEKRTAHFHTTIVGIKPDGTKLVANGRVDGHILHQLTGENGFGYDPLFYVDELGKSMAQLTAGQKNQISHRGRALRSFMKQFNDWWK
- the murI gene encoding glutamate racemase, whose amino-acid sequence is MDKRPIGVMDSGLGGLSVTRVLREQMPRESVIFVGDQGHFPYGTKTKEQIQQLALRIGKFLLKQDVKMMIIACNTATAAALQLLQNELPIPVIGVIEPGAMAATQHHYKKIGVIGTESTIKNGAYAKTLAKLNPALKVISSSAQPLVPIVEHGQTGTAEAQKAVDAELKVFDNQSIEALILGCTHFPFLQKEIHNKLGSNVQLIDPAFETIRQTKELLTSENQLSDDLASSIDLYSTGDIKDLVAGAQQWLPNGYSKCAHIQLNEEG
- a CDS encoding IS30 family transposase → MTYTHLTTNELTIIAHSFVQKLKAYRVAQMINRCAETVYRVYRYLETGASIADYQDHYMRNKQRCGRKRTQLSLAELTYINDKIAQGWTPDTIIGRAERPISCNRRTLYRMFERGQFGFDVRSLPMRGKRHPNGYVERRGKAGQLGRSIHERAKDFPHYATEFGHLEADTVQGKKHQGAVMTLTERQSKVEIVLNVHEKTADAINQHLSQWLRKFPRHFFKSITFDNGKEFAGWREITNQFDLHTYFAEVGAPNQRGLNENNNGLLRRDGLTKQLDFRNLPDELVTQLMSKRNNLPRKSLGYRTPYEVFMSYVTDEQLFSF
- a CDS encoding YslB family protein, whose protein sequence is MSQKLYNQLIAGHQGLGAGTMRDVILPAILGKETDEMLYWIGKDLARVYPVATAEDLVYLTNQLGFGRLALRKKSNTSQVWRLSGVIVKERIQRDEEETSFGLECGFLAQEVEFQLGTVAEAKIFDRHRDYVDILIQNDPQSSADNERSEMVTFITVDRPDEKEDAPKKETRHSLLKRRKKDKK